One part of the Paenibacillus silvisoli genome encodes these proteins:
- a CDS encoding UDP-glucose dehydrogenase family protein: MNIAVIGTGYVGLVSGICYAELGNQVICVDKDPSKIDTLQNGGIPIYEPGLQELSVKNMAAGQLIYTSDLHRAVQQSDIVIIAVGTPSLPNGEADLSYIDQAAAEIAEAMNGHKIIAVKSTVPVGTNERVGERIRSLTSERFDSVSLPEFLREGSAVQDTLHPDRIVIGADSERAADTIARLHRPLTDRIVVTDIRSAEMLKYASNAFLATKISFINEIANICEKVGADVTRVAEGMGYDNRIGHSFLKAGIGYGGSCFPKDTRALIQIAGHVDYEFKLLRAVVEVNRDQRFNLIRKLEEVFDGNLAGKTIAVWGLAFKPNTDDVRESPALEIIQHLVRSGAAVKAYDPIAIPNFRSAYGENGVSWCDGALTAASGADAVCLLTEWDEFVHVDMRRLETVLRKPVVIDGRNVYKDEDLAGTAILYYSIGRPSMNRGAKEELTTL, translated from the coding sequence ATGAACATCGCAGTAATCGGCACCGGCTATGTCGGGCTTGTGTCGGGGATCTGCTACGCGGAGCTCGGCAATCAAGTCATCTGCGTCGACAAGGATCCATCCAAGATCGATACCCTGCAGAACGGCGGGATTCCGATCTACGAGCCGGGCCTGCAGGAGCTGTCGGTGAAAAACATGGCTGCCGGACAGCTGATCTATACGTCCGATCTGCATCGCGCGGTTCAGCAGTCGGATATCGTCATCATCGCGGTCGGGACGCCCTCCCTGCCTAACGGGGAGGCCGACCTGTCCTATATCGATCAGGCGGCTGCCGAAATCGCGGAGGCGATGAACGGACATAAGATCATCGCCGTGAAGAGCACGGTTCCAGTCGGAACGAACGAACGCGTCGGAGAGCGGATCCGAAGCTTGACAAGCGAACGGTTCGACAGCGTTTCGCTGCCGGAGTTTCTGCGAGAAGGCTCGGCCGTGCAGGACACGCTTCATCCGGACCGGATCGTGATCGGCGCCGATTCCGAACGAGCGGCCGACACGATCGCCAGGCTGCATCGGCCGCTGACCGATCGGATCGTGGTCACGGACATCCGAAGCGCCGAGATGCTGAAATATGCCTCCAATGCGTTTTTGGCGACCAAAATCTCGTTTATCAATGAAATCGCGAACATCTGCGAGAAGGTAGGCGCGGATGTCACCCGGGTTGCGGAAGGAATGGGGTACGACAACCGGATCGGCCATTCGTTTCTCAAGGCGGGGATTGGCTACGGAGGCTCCTGTTTTCCGAAGGATACGCGGGCTCTTATCCAGATAGCCGGCCATGTCGATTACGAGTTCAAATTGCTTCGCGCGGTCGTCGAGGTGAATCGGGACCAACGGTTCAATCTGATCCGTAAGCTGGAAGAGGTATTCGACGGAAATTTGGCGGGCAAGACGATTGCCGTCTGGGGACTCGCGTTCAAGCCGAATACCGACGATGTCCGGGAATCGCCAGCATTGGAAATCATTCAGCATTTGGTCCGCAGCGGTGCCGCGGTGAAGGCGTATGATCCGATTGCGATCCCGAATTTCCGCAGCGCGTACGGAGAGAACGGCGTTTCATGGTGCGACGGGGCGCTTACGGCGGCATCCGGAGCGGACGCGGTGTGCCTGCTGACCGAATGGGACGAATTCGTCCATGTGGATATGCGTCGGCTGGAAACGGTATTGAGAAAGCCAGTGGTGATTGACGGCCGCAACGTGTATAAAGACGAGGATTTGGCGGGTACGGCGATCCTCTATTATTCCATTGGCCGACCGAGCATGAATCGGGGCGCCAAGGAGGAACTAACGACTTTATAA